One window from the genome of Dioscorea cayenensis subsp. rotundata cultivar TDr96_F1 chromosome 3, TDr96_F1_v2_PseudoChromosome.rev07_lg8_w22 25.fasta, whole genome shotgun sequence encodes:
- the LOC120254251 gene encoding probable xyloglucan endotransglucosylase/hydrolase protein 23 has product MASSCILCAMAFITAVYAANFYQDIDLTWGNDHARILNNGEVLTLSLDKSSGSGFQLKNEYLFGKFDMQIKLIPGDSAGTVTTFYLSSQGSTHDEIDFEFLGNLSGDPYIVHTNVFTQGKGNREQQFYLWFDPTKDFHTYSFLWNPRIVIFYVDGRPIRVFKNNELIGVAFPKNQPMRIYSSLWNADDWATRGGRVKTDWSKAPFTATFREFNANACVSSSGVSSCRSLSNNSWMLQELDSTSLELLRMIQKNYMVYNYCSDLKRFPQGLPSECSTNT; this is encoded by the exons ATGGCTTCTTCTTGTATTCTTTGTGCAATGGCTTTCATTACTGCAGTTTATGCTGCTAACTTCTATCAAGATATTGACTTAACTTGGGGCAATGACCATGCCAGAATTCTCAACAATGGAGAGGTCCTAACTCTATCTCTTGACAAGTCCTCCGGCTCCGGATTCCAGTTGAAGAACGAGTATTTATTCGGGAAGTTCGATATGCAGATAAAGCTCATCCCCGGGGACTCTGCTGGCACCGTCACCACCTTTTAT TTATCATCCCAGGGATCAACACATGATGAGATTGATTTTGAGTTCCTTGGTAATCTTAGTGGAGACCCTTACATTGTTCATACTAATGTGTTTACTCAAGGGAAAGGGAACAGAGAGCAACAATTCTATCTCTGGTTTGATCCTACAAAGGATTTCCACACTTACTCCTTTCTTTGGAATCCTAGAAttgttat ATTCTATGTGGATGGAAGGCCTATACGAGTgttcaaaaacaatgaattgatcGGCGTTGCATTCCCGAAGAACCAGCCGATGAGAATCTACTCAAGCTTATGGAATGCCGATGATTGGGCAACAAGAGGCGGGCGTGTTAAAACAGATTGGAGCAAGGCGCCGTTTACTGCTACTTTCCGAGAGTTCAATGCCAACGCTTGTGTATCATCCTCCGGTGTATCATCTTGTCGTTCATTGTCGAACAACTCATGGATGTTACAGGAACTAGATTCGACGAGTCTCGAGTTGCTGAGAATGATACAGAAAAACTACATGGTGTACAATTATTGTTCAGATTTGAAGAGGTTCCCTCAGGGATTGCCTTCTGAATGCTCAACAAACACTTAG
- the LOC120254232 gene encoding LOW QUALITY PROTEIN: ribosomal RNA processing protein 1 homolog (The sequence of the model RefSeq protein was modified relative to this genomic sequence to represent the inferred CDS: deleted 1 base in 1 codon): MAAVPAMDAGEISGPAIARLLASCNTSARGRAVRLFVSWIPTACPPPSDAELLKIWKGLFYALWHADKPPAQLSLASRLASLIDSLPVDLSSRYLSALLVTLRREWSGIDFLRLDKFYALVRRTLRSVFALLRSRSWDLDLTVNLVNILSEKSLLSSDKHQAQGINYHFAEIFLDELKEFLPLPLQALDELFKPFFLILEKSPDKILVNKVKSNVFNPLLETGEQFLELAKKGESVEMGSNVEKFGKIAFLLGFSKKIFELASRPETLQGNRKILFGLHDGFVKLEKNVEESRVMISAESFDNWNEGQAVQPRETEVEVGGENRPLKKRKKLKEVLVSNGNEITEVAMGNDIDDVESLKMKRKKKKDKSGKVSDGVVKKKKKLKNNRLSESARESVVYEPTSEKDDVAAGMNGNGDAGEAFNFDDTVISNLQKQFEKVAAEVGLVNGNTSSADAVETLEVNTVPKKRKRGKNVDMQAAGSSIDASGGNTVGKSGEKSAKKVRFSMKSNLVWKPHSPLPPQSLRLPPSATPRGSALKKGVPPGPIREFSSAAKKVKVKKARKGAKSVSPAIKRLWKLQNLSV; this comes from the exons ATGGCGGCGGTGCCGGCCATGGACGCCGGCGAGATCTCTGGCCCCGCCATCGCCCGCCTTCTCGCCTCTTGCAATACTTCGGCACGCGGCCGAGCGGTGCGCCTGTTCGTCTCGTGGATCCCAACTGCCTGCCCGCCCCCATCCGACGCCGAACTCCTCAAGATCTGGAAGGGCCTCTTCTACGCCCTATGGCATGCGGACAAGCCCCCTGCCCAGCTCTCCCTTGCCTCTCGCCTTGCCTCCCTCATCGACTCCCTCCCCGTCGACCTCTCCTCCCGCTACCTCTCTGCCCTCCTTGTCACGCTACGCCGTGAGTGGTCGGGCATCGACTTCCTCCGCTTAGACAAGTTCTATGCCCTCGTACGCCGCACTCTCCGCTCTGTCTTCGCTCTTCTCCGTTCCCGATCCTGGGATCTTGACCTCACCGTCAACCTGGTAAATATTCTCTCCGAAAAGTCTCTTCTTTCCTCTGATAAGCACCAGGCGCAAGGGATCAACTACCACTTTGCGGAGATCTTCTTGGACGAGCTCAAAGAGTTCCTTCCTCTTCCTTTGCAAGCCCTAGATGAGCTTTTCAAACCGTTCTTTTTGATTCTGGAGAAATCTCCGGATAAGATTTTGGTTAATAAGGTCAAAAGTAATGTTTTTAATCCTTTGCTTGAGACTGGAGAGCAGTTCCTGGAGTTGGCGAAGAAGGGGGAGAGTGTGGAGATGGGATCGAATGTGGAGAAGTTTGGAAAGATTGCATTTTTGTTGGGGTTTTCCAAAAAGATCTTTGAGTTGGCTTCCAGGCCGGAGACTCTGCAGGGGAATAGAAAGATATTGTTTGGGTTGCATGATGGATTTGTGAAGTTAGAAAAGAATGTGGAGGAGTCCAGAGTGATGATATCGGCTGAGAGTTTTGATAATTGGAATGAAGGGCAGGCGGTTCAACCACGTGAGACTGAGGTGGAAGTGGGAGGTGAGAACAGACCattgaaaaagaggaagaaattgAAGGAAGTTTTGGTCTCTAATGGTAATGAGATCACTGAGGTGGCCATGGGAAATGACATTGATGATGTTGAGtcattgaagatgaagaggaagaagaagaaggataaaTCTGGGAAGGTCTCGGATGGTGttgtgaagaaaaagaaaaagttgaaGAATAACAGGCTGTCTGAATCAGCTAGGGAGAGTGTTGTTTATGAACCAACAAGTGAGAAAGATGATGTTGCTGCTGGTATGAATGGTAATGGGGATGCAGGGGAGGCCTTTAATTTTGATGACACTGTGATTTCTAATCTCCAGAAGCAATTTGAGAAGGTTGCTGCGGAAGTTGGATTGGTAAATGGCAATACAAGCTCAGCTGATGCGGTAGAAACTTTGGAAGTTAACACTGTtccaaagaagagaaaaaggggaAAGAATGTTGATATGCAGGCTGCTGGTAGTTCGATTGATGCTAGTGGAGGAAACACAGTTGGAAAGAGTGGGGAGAAGAGTGCTAAGAAGGTTAGATTCTCTATGAAGAGCAATTTGGTTTGGAAGCCACACAGCCCTTTGCCACCTCAGAGCTTGAGACTGCCACCCTCTGCTACTCCTAGAGGAAGTGCACTGAAG AAGGGTGTGCCTCCTGGACCCATTAGAGAATTCTCTTCTGCTGCCAAAAAAGTTAAGGTGAAGAAAGCTCGGAAGGGTGCAAAAAGTGTCTCTCCAGCAATTAAGCGGCTTTGGAAGTTGCAAAACCTTTCTGTCTAA
- the LOC120254241 gene encoding xyloglucan endotransglucosylase/hydrolase protein 22-like — protein sequence MTLSSFLSVILAFAFIATFANASNYYKDFDITWGDGRAKILNNGELLTLSLDKSSGSGFQSKNEYLFGKIDMQLKLVPGNSAGTVTAYYLSSQGATHDEIDFEFLGNLSGQPYTLHTNVFTQGKGNREQQFHLWFDPTKDFHTYSVVWNPRHVIFMVDGIPIRDFVNHEANGVAFPKNQPMRIYSSLWNADDWATRGGLIKTDWTQAPFVASYRNFNADACVWSSGKSSCSNSKSSNMPWFNQQLDSSSQKRLKWVQKNYMIYNYCTDVKRFPQGLPTECSLP from the exons atgacattgtcttcttttcttAGTGTTATACTTGCATTTGCTTTTATAGCCACCTTTGCCAATGCTTCCAATTATTATAAGGATTTTGACATCACTTGGGGTGATGGCAGAGCTAAAATCCTTAACAATGGTGAACTCCTCACTCTTTCTCTTGACAAGTCTTCCGGCTCAGGTTTTCAGTCCAAAAACGAGTATCTTTTCGGCAAGATCGATATGCAACTCAAACTCGTCCCCGGAAACTCAGCCGGCACAGTCACAGCTTACTAT ttATCTTCTCAAGGTGCAACTCATGATGAGATAGACTTTGAGTTTCTAGGAAACTTGAGTGGACAACCTTACACATTGCACACCAATGTGTTCACTCAAGGGAAAGGCAATAGAGAGCAGCAATTCCATCTCTGGTTTGATCCTACCAAAGACTTCCACACTTACTCTGTTGTTTGGAATCCCCGGCATGTAAT TTTCATGGTGGACGGAATTCCGATCAGAGATTTCGTGAACCATGAGGCAAATGGTGTGGCTTTTCCGAAAAACCAACCGATGAGGATCTACTCAAGCTTATGGAATGCTGATGATTGGGCAACCAGAGGAGGACTTATCAAGACAGATTGGACTCAAGCTCCATTTGTTGCATCCTATAGAAACTTCAATGCAGATGCTTGTGTTTGGTCTTCTGGGAAATCTAGTTGTTCTAATTCCAAGTCTTCAAACATGCCATGGTTTAATCAACAGTTGGATTCTTCAAGCCAGAAGAGATTAAAATGGGTGCAAAAGAACTACATGATCTACAATTACTGCACTGATGTCAAGAGGTTTCCTCAAGGCCTCCCCACTGAGTGTTCTCTGCCTTGA